One Brassica oleracea var. oleracea cultivar TO1000 chromosome C7, BOL, whole genome shotgun sequence genomic window carries:
- the LOC106307119 gene encoding zinc-finger homeodomain protein 9 — translation MLEVGTMDMTPKSPEPESETPTRIQPAKPISFSNGIIKRHHHIHHRTVTVTYKECLKNHAAAIGGHALDGCGEFMPSPSSTPSDPTSLKCAACGCHRNFHRRDPDDSSLTSAVPPPSLPPSSTTAAIEYQPHHRHHPPPPAPPLPRSPTSSSPPPISSSYMLLALSGNNKPGGNSLPFSDLNFAANNLSTHHHHNHHTPGSRKRFRTKFSQTQKDKMHEFADRIGWKIQKRDEDEVRDFCREVGVDKGVLKVWMHNNKNTFNTRRDQPFSGDTTVQKIDNGVAVSGGENINNNNNNNNNNNNNAVDVGVHGGNGLKHDLHGGDGGRFESDSGGAAANGSSSTS, via the coding sequence ATGCTTGAAGTTGGAACAATGGATATGACTCCTAAATCTCCTGAACCCGAATCCGAAACACCAACCCGGATCCAACCAGCTAAACCGATCTCCTTCAGCAACGGAATCATCAAACGCCACCACCACATCCACCACCGCACAGTCACCGTCACATACAAAGAATGCCTCAAGAACCACGCTGCCGCGATTGGAGGTCACGCGCTCGACGGTTGCGGCGAGTTCATGCCTTCTCCTTCCTCCACGCCTTCCGATCCAACTTCCCTCAAGTGTGCCGCCTGCGGTTGCCACCGTAACTTCCACCGCCGTGACCCCGATGACTCTTCCCTCACTTCCGCCGTGCCTCCACCGTCTCTCCCTCCATCCTCCACCACCGCCGCAATCGAGTATCAGCCTCACCACCGTCACCACCCTCCCCCACCGGCTCCTCCTCTCCCTCGCAGCCCTACTTCCTCCTCTCCGCCGCCTATCTCCTCTTCTTACATGCTCCTCGCTCTCTCCGGTAACAATAAACCCGGCGGAAACAGCTTACCGTTCTCAGATCTCAACTTCGCGGCCAACAACCTCTCCACTCACCACCACCACAACCACCATACTCCAGGCTCCCGGAAGCGGTTCAGGACTAAGTTCAGCCAAACCCAGAAAGACAAGATGCACGAGTTCGCCGACCGTATCGGCTGGAAGATTCAGAAGCGCGACGAGGACGAGGTGCGCGACTTCTGCCGCGAGGTCGGTGTTGATAAAGGCGTGCTCAAGGTCTGGATGCACAATAACAAAAACACCTTCAACACCCGCCGCGACCAGCCGTTCTCCGGCGACACCACCGTCCAGAAGATCGACAACGGCGTCGCTGTTTCTGGCGGCGAGAATATTAATAATAATAATAATAATAATAATAATAATAATAACAACGCGGTGGATGTTGGCGTTCACGGTGGAAACGGTTTAAAACACGACCTGCACGGCGGCGATGGTGGGAGGTTCGAGAGTGATAGCGGCGGAGCTGCGGCTAACGGGTCGTCGTCTACGTCGTGA